From the genome of Symphalangus syndactylus isolate Jambi chromosome 13, NHGRI_mSymSyn1-v2.1_pri, whole genome shotgun sequence:
tcaggagttccaggccagcctggccaacatggtgaaaccccatctctactaaaagtacaaaattagcagggcgtggtgcgggtgactgtaatcccagctactaggcaggctgaggcaggagaatcgcttgaacccaggaggtagaggttgcagtgatctgagatcgcaccattgcactccagcctgggcgacaagagcaagactctgtctcagtaaaaaataaataaatagataaaaatagttggccgggcgtggtggctcacgcttgtaatcccagcactttgggaggccgaggcgggcggatcaggaggtcaggagatcaagaccacggtgagaccccgtctctactaaaaatacaaaaaaaaattagccgggcgtggtggctggcgcctgtagtcccagctactcaggaggctgaggcaggagaatggcgtgaacctgggaggcggagcttgcagtgagccgagattgcaccactgcactccagccttggcgacagagcgagactccgtctcaaaaaaataaataaataaaaaataaaaatagttattgagtgcctactatgtgccaaacactgtgatagttctttcattcatttattcaagtatttattgaacacctactatgtatcgaGCACCATAattgtttttcattcattcactcactcaacaagtatttattgagtgcctactgtgtactGGGCACTGTGATAACTATTTTTCATCTACTCACTCAAAAAGTACTTTTTAAGTGCTTactgtgcaccaggcactgtaataactttttcatttattcattcattcatccattcagcaagtatttattgagcacctactacatgttGGGCACCATAACTCTtttattcactcactcaacaagtatttattaagtgtctactgtgtgccaggcactctgataactttttcattcattcattcatgcaacaagcatttactgagcacctactatgtgttggGCACCATGATAACTATTCTTCATGTACTCACTCAAAAAGTATTATTCCCTAGTCTCAGTCCCTGCATCACACAAAAAGTATTACggtggcagggcacggtggcttgtgcctgtaatcctgccactttgggaagccgaggtgggtggatcacttgaggtcaggagttcaagaccagcctggccaacatggtgaaaccccatctctactaaaaatacaaaaatttggctgggcgcagtggctcatgcctgtaatcccagcactttgggaggccgagaggcaggtggatcacctgaggtcaggagttcgagaccaatctggccaacatggtgaaaccccgtctctactaaaaatacaaaaaattagtcaggcgtggtggcaggcacctgtaatcaatcccagctactcaggaggctgaggcaggagaatcgcttgaacccggaagacggaggttgcagtgagctgagattgcatcactgcactccagtctgggggacagagcaagactttgtctcaaaaacaacaaaagaaacaaaaaaaaaagtatttactgaGAGCACACAAGATGCCAGGCACTAAGATAactgttttctttcattcagtcattcaacaaatatttactgagccagGCTCAGATGACAGGTGGTGAGCAAAATAGATACTGTCGGTACCTTTGAGTCTTCTCAGGGACAAAGTCAATAAGAAGTGAACTGGTCAAGGAACAAGAAATTAAGCAGCATTGCCTGGTTCTAGAAGAGAAATAGGATGGTGGGATGGGGGATGAATGGGGAGAGGCCTACTTTCGACCTAGACTTCAAGGGTAAGAAGGAGCCAGGGgagctgagcgcggtggctcacatctgtaatcccagcactttgggaggccgaggcgggcggatcacctgaggtcaagagttcgagaccagcctggccaacatggcaaaaccccgtttctactaaaaatacaaaaattagccaggcatgatggcacgtgcctgtaatcccagctactcagaaggctgaggcaggagaatcacttgaacctgggaggcggagattgcagtgagccgagattgagccactgcactctagcctgggcaaaaagagcgaaactccatctcaaaaaaataaaaactaaaaataaataaataaggagcaAGGCGAAAGGTGTTCTAGGCAGAGGGTTCAGCAGAggcaaaggcccagaggccaaAGACTGTGTTTGAGGAACAGCGAGGCCCATGTGGCTGGAATAGAGTTAGCAAATAAATGAGGTGGGGAGgcattggagtggggtggaggacAGGGCCACACAGGGCCTCAAAACCCCTGGGGAGATATTTGTGATGTGGGTGCCACCCACCCAGTTCCcattccccaccccatccccatgcTCCCCAACCCCAGGGCCATGCACGCaccataaattttaaaagcatagtAAGCCTTGAGGTCGCGGGGAGCCATTTCGCTCATCACGGAAAACATGTCCAAAAAGTTGTCCAGGGTCATGTGGCCATCCCCATCCTCAGAGAAGACCTGGGCGATCCTCTGGCGGAAGGGGTTGTCCTGGGGACAGAAAGGAAGCTGGGAGGCCATCCTCTGCCCCCCAAGGTCTCTGGGGGTCCATGTGGTCTCACTATCAACACCCACTTTCTGGGAACCTCCAAGTACCCTCCATCAAGACCCACTCCCTCCCATGGTCCCTGGACAGGACTTTGGACaactccaccctccacccctgtGATCTGAGCAACCTTGCCCTAACTTCCACCTCTTGGAGCAGCCATGTGACCCAGGCAAGGCCAATCAGAGAGTTCCATTCACCTGGCAACAGTGATTGGCTCTGTGATGGGCATGTGACTCAAGCTAGCCAATCAGAGGCTGACCTGGGACATTTTTCTGAAAAATCGGGAGGGAGGGGACCTGATTACTGCTGCTTGCAAAGCTCACAGAAGCTAAAGCTGAGTGGCTGAGAGGTCCCTTCACAGCCTCAAGAAGTGAGGCTGCCTTAGactgaaacttcttcctgggaGGAGCCGAGAGATGGGGGGAGATTCCTGAGAACATCATCAGAGGCCCTGGTTCCAGCTGTACCTGACACTGTCCCTGCctctggatttttttgttgttgttcagggGCAATCCATTTTGATCCAATCCATTCTGTCCCTCTCAAATAAGGTTTTTGTCACTTGCAATAAAATCAACCCTACTCACAGTCAGTTACTCAACCCACAAGTTCCCCTTGGAGGCACAAACCATGTGTCCAACATCCTGCTGATAAAAACCTGCATTTAGCAGCTCCTGTTACAAGAAGAACTAACGTTCTCTGAGTACTTGATACACAACACACCCTGTACTAAATTTGTTACCTGTGTTATCTTGTTTCATCCTCCCAAttctgggtgttttttgtttgtttgtttgtttgttttttgagacagagtctcactctgtcacccaggctggagtactgtggctagatctctgctcactgcaacctccacctcctgagttcaagttctcctgcctcagtctccctagtagctgggattacaggtgtgcgctaccacgcccagctaatttttgtatttttagtagagacggagtttcaccacgttggccaggctggtcttgaacccctgacctcaggtgatccacccgtctcggcctcccaaagtgctgggattacaggcttgagccaccacaccggccaaCTCTGGGTTTTAACCCTGTCTCTGTCACATTGTAGCTGTGTGACCATGAACAAgtgtcttaacctctctgagcctcagttttcttatctttaaaatggggataactgcAGCACCGACCTCAGAGGAATGCAACGAGAGACATCTCTACTATTTTTTCCCCTGTTTGTCCCATGGCCTGGGCATACCTTCAGCTCGGGCATGCTGCCAATGAGCTCGTAGGGCACCTTCACATCGGGGCAGGTGGTATAGTCAAGGGGCACGAGCTGCGGGGCCAGGTCCTGGTAGCGATAGAAGAGCCTGATGTGGGGAGGAAAAAGCTGAGAAAGGCTGGGAGCAGGGAGCAGGCAAGAGGCTTGTCCCTTCTTCGTTTTTTgagactgttgcccaggctggagtgcagtggcgcaatttcggctcactgtaacctctgcctcctgggttcaagcaattctcctgcctcagcctcccaagtagctgggattacaggtgcaccctgccacgcccggctaattcttttgtatttttagtagagatggggttttaccatgttggtcaggctggtctcaaacccctgacctcaggtgatccagctgcctcggcctcccaaagtgctgggactacaggcgtgagccaccgcacccggccaagtccCTTCTCTTTCACATTCACAGATGCTCACTGCACACCGAGGGATAGTGGGTCCCCAAGAACCCTCAGCCCTGGGCCTGGACCTGAAGCATACAGAGCCCGATACAGgcacccccacctccctggggGCAGGGCCAAGGTGCAGAGAGGGCCACAGGACAAAGGGAGACTGGACTGGGGAAAGCAAGCTAGGGAGGAGAAGAGGGTTCCTGGAAGAGGGGACATTGGTGCTGGGCTTTGAAGCATGAGTAGGAGCTTATAAGGCAGATGCAGTTGGGAGAAGGGAGGGTGCTTATGGCCAGATCACAGCAAGCATTCAGAGAATCCTATATAATCCACACATCTCTGGATATTGTCATGTTatcagcaagaccctgcctccaaagaTACTTCACTTTCataccttcccttcctctcctcatGATGGGAggaaggggccgggtgcagtggctcacgcctgtaatctcagcactttgagaggctgaggcgggtggatcaccagaggtcaggagttggagaccagcctggccaacatggtgaaactgcatctctactaaaaatacaaaaaattagctgggcatggcggcaggcgcctgtaatccctactactcaggaggctgaggcaggagaatcacttgaacctgggaggtggaggttgcagtgagccgagatcgtgccactgcactccagcctgggcaacaagaatgagactctgtctcaaaaaaaaaaaaaaaagaaagaaagaaaaaaaaagagggcttcCTCCATGGGGCAGAGCAGAGACAAACAGCTAATATTCACATCTTTTCTAAAGGGCAGACAAAAGACATTTTGCAAATAACTGAATACCACACACACTATCTAGATTGTAAGACCAGTTCTCCCCTCAGATGCTCTCACCTGGTGACACCATACCTTCATTAGGGCTGAGCAGCAGCCTTGCAGAGACCATCCTTGGTGGGTCTGAGGTCCCCAAGCTGCTAGGGACTGTCTCTGAGAGAGACATGAGTCCCTAGGTCATATGATGACTAGGAACTCAATGAAGGTAGGGTGGGGAGACCTAGAACTTTCATCCTGACCACTCAGTTCCCTGTCGGGGTCCCCTCAGGGAATACCCTGGGTTTAGGTTTCTGTGTGGCTCTGAGCatgttcctctcctctccctctctgtgcCCTGGTTATTCTATCTGATAAGCAAGAAGCTTGGGACAGACAAAATGTCAGACTTCAACCGCCTTGGGGCTCTGTGCATCTACCCTTCAGCCCGGGGTCAGCCCCGCcctgcctgagcctcagtttccccatcagtaATTTGATCGTGATGGCCAAGGTGACCCTGCAAGCTGTCCTCACCCAGACAATGGGGCTCGCTAGTAAAAGGTGTGGCCATCAATAATGGATGTCCTTTTACTACACAATTGGGGCCTTGGCCCCGATCACGCTGCAGCCGAACCCTGGCCAGCTTGGGTTTCACAGCTCCAAGTTCATGGGTCGGGGCCCCTGGACAATGGCCCCACAGGCCAAGTGATGATGTGGGATACTCATCTGTGTCCATCGTGCTGGGTCACGCCAGGGACCTACAGCAGCCTTGGGCCACCTCCTCACACCCTCACCTTAATGCCTAGCCCACAACGCAGAGTGGGCTCTGGACTTTGCACCTGGGCTCCCAGCCTCAAGTCCCAGTCTCAGGAGAATCTCtatctttcattttgcttttttgagacagagtctcactctgtcacccaggctggagcgcagtggcgtgatctcggcttactgcaacctccacctcccaggttcaagcgattctcctgcctcagcctcctgagtagctgggattacaggcacccaccacctcgcccagctgatttttatattattagcagagacggggtttcaccgtgttgaccaggctgatcttaaactcctgacctcaggtgatccacccaccttgtcctcccaaagtgctgggattgcaggcatgagccaccacgcccagcctcaggaGAATCTTTCTAACGTCCTGATGGTCTCTCCCCTGCTCATGCATGTTCcacggctccctgccacccttgGGAGAAAGCCCAAGCTCATCAGCCTAGAGACTGGGACAATGTGACAAGATGTGACTTCTCAACTtttccatctctgcctctgtccgCTGACCACACCTGCCCCCCTTCCCCATTTGagtgccaacaaattggaaataccagttgggcacagtggctcacacctgtaatcccagcaatttgggtggctgaggcaggcagatcgcttgagcccaagggtttaagaccagcctgggcaacatagtgagacccccttctctacaaaaaaatacaaaaatgaggtgCACGTGGTGGCTCGCACCAGCGGTCCTAGCtagtcgagaggctgaggtgggaggatcacctgaccttgggagatcgaggctgcaatgagccgtgattgcaccactgcactccagcctaggcaacagagagagaccctgtctcaaaaaaaaaagaaaagaaggaagagaggaagggacggagggagagagggagatagagagagagagaaagatatatatatgtatatatatagagagagagagagaaaggaaataaagaaaaagaaagaaagaaaaagaaagaccacttacacacacacacacacacacacacacacacagacacacacacaccaaattgCAAATATCCTCCAGCAATGAATAGAAGGTCATTTTTCCAggtcttctctcccttcctccctggactgacctcatgatctcctTCCTTGTGAAAAACGTGCAGTCCTGCGGAGAGAGGTGTTGTCTTAACAGGAACCCTGCCTCTGGGGCCTCCTCCCACGGCctcttccctccaccccacactCACACAGATGGCCTGACGCTGCCACACACAGAGCTGAACCAGGAACCCAGGCGGACGGTACATCTGGATGAAGGGATTCTGTTCCCATTTCCCAGACCACGGAACCAAAGTTGTCAAACCCACTGAGGACCCATCCTGTCCGCCTCTACCTGATATGCTTCCAGCTGCTCATGTGTGAAGACTGTCTGCTTGTTGCCCATGGCGCGAACCAGAGCCCAGACTCGGGGATGCACCCCAAAGGCTCCTAGCTTCCTCGGGGCCACACGGGTTGCCAGGCTGTTGTGTACCAATGTCTGGGCAAATTTCCCTGCCCTGGCTGTCACCCGCCCACCTATGCCGTCACCCCCTGCTTGGTGAGACTCAAATTACAGCCAGGCTCTCTGGACAACAGCCTGAATGTGTCCACGGGTAAGGATAAGGGCTGTGGGATGTCACAGAGAAGACCTCAGTGGGGAGGCCACATCTGCCACCACCAGGTGAGGCTGGGGTTATGGGGCACACTCAAGAGACAGGCAGGGTATACGGAAAGGCTATGGGCACACTCcagctcaaatcccagctctctgcccactagctgtgtggccctgggcaagtcacctgacttctctgaacctcattcgtgagatgaaaattacattatacctacctcatagggtcaTTCTCAggatctgagattttttttttttttttgagacggagtcttgctctgtcccccaggctggagtgcagtagctcatctcggctcactgcaagctccgcctcccgggttcacgccgttcgcctgcctcagcctcccgagtagctgggactacaggcgcccgccaacacgcccggctaatttttttgtatttttagtagagacggggtttcaccatgttagccaggatggtctcgatctcctgacctcgtgatccacccgcctcagcctcccaaagtgctgggattacaggtttgagccactgcgcccgaccaggatctgagatttaaaaaaaaaaaaaaaaaggttttggctgggcaaggtggctcatatctgtaatcccagcactttgggaggtcgaggcaggcagatcacctgaggtcaggaattcaagaccagcctggccaacacagcaaaaccccgtctctactaaaaatacaaaaattagcctggcattgtggcgcatgcctgtaatctcagctactccgaaggctgaggtaggagagttgcttgaacccaggaggcggaggttgcagtgagccaagatcgcaccattgcactccagcctgggcgacagagtaagactccatctccaaaaaaaagcttttgggtgggcgaggtggctcatacctgtaatcccagcacttttggaggacaAAGCATGAGGTTcgcttaggccaggagttcaagatcagcttgggcagcatggcaagaccctgtctctactaaaaatacaaaaattagctggacatggtggtgcatgcctgtggtcccagctactcaggaggctgagatgggaggattgcttgagcccaggagtttgaggctgcagtgagccatgattgcatcactgcactgggAACATAATGGTGAACAAGCTAGATGAAGTTCTGGGGTGTGCAttgacattattattttattacgtcttatttttttgaaacagagtctcactctgttgcccaggttggagtgcagtgacttgatcttagctcactgcaatctctgcctcctgggcttaagtgactctcttgcctcagcatcccaggtagctgagaccacaggtgtccACCAAGccaagctaaattttttttgtattttttttttttgagacggagtcttgctgtgtcgcccagtctggggtgcagtggtgtgatctctgctcactgcaagctccgcctcctgggttcacgccattctcctgcctcagcctcccaagtagctgggactacaggcgcctgccaccacgcctggctaattttttgtatttttagtagagacagggtttcaccatgttagccaggatggtcttgatctcctgacctcatgatccacccaccttggcctcccaaagtgctgggattacaggcgtgagccaccgcacccagccatgtctggctaattttttgtaattttggtagagacggggtttcaccgtgttagccagaatggtctcgatctcctgatctcgtgatccgcccacctcggcctcccaaagtgctgggattacaggtgtgacccaccactcctggccctttttttgtattttttttgtagagatggggtttcaccatgtttcccaggctggtctcgaactcctgggcgcaagcaaaccttgtgcctcagcctcgcaaagtgctgggataacaattgttagccaccgtgcccaccctattattattatgttatgtTATGACTTGAAAAAAGTGATCCAAGTTTTCAGGTTGATAAACAGTAGGTTAAATAACACCAGATACAGTTCTTTGTTGCAGGAATTGTCAGAGCCTTTAATattctgccaggcacagtggtgcatgcctgtagtcccagctactccagaggctgcagcaggaggatcgCAGGAGTTCTGGGCTATGGTGCACTATGCTGACTGGATGTCCACATTCAGTTTGACATCAGTATGGTGGCCTCCCGGTAGCTGGGGACCACCGGGTTACCTAGGAGGGGTGGATTGGCTCAGGTAAAAAAacagagcaggtcaaaactcctgtgctgatgagtagtgggattgctcctgtgaatagccactgcactccagcctgggcaacatagtgagacccaatttctaaaaaataaaaaaatttaaaaaaggacatttggctgggtgcggtggctcacgcccgtaatcccagcactttgggaggctgaggtggctggatcgcctgaggtcaggaattagagaccagcctggtcaacatggcgaaatctgtctctactaaaatacaagaattagctgggtgtggtggcaggcacctgtaatcccagctactcgggaggctgaggcaaggagaatcatttgaacccgggaggtggagattgcagtgagccaagatcacaccactgaagggggccagcccctccacacctaTGGGTGTTTCTCGTCAGGTGGgacaagagactgagaaaagaaataagacacagagacaaagtatagagaaagaacagtgggcccaggTGACCAGCgctcagcatacggaggaccTGCACCAGgcctggtctctgagttccctcagtatttattgatcactgtCTTTACCATCtcagagagggggatgtggcagcaCTATAAGGTaatagtggggagagggtcagcaggaaaacatgtgagcaaaggtctctgtgtcataaataagtttaaggaaaggtgCTGTGCCTTGATGTGCatgtaggccagatttatgtttgacTCTACACAAACATCTTGGTGCATTAAAGAGCAGTGTTGCcgccagcatgtctcacctccagccataagtcagttttctcctatctcagtaaatagaatGTACGATCGGGTTTTACACCAAGACATTCGCATTCCCAGAgatgagcaggagacagatgccttcctcttatctcaactgcaaagaggccttcctctttcactaatcctcctcagcacagaccctttacaggtgtcaggctgggggacggtcaggtctttctcttcccacgaggccatatctcaggctatcacatggggaaaaaccttggacaatacctggctt
Proteins encoded in this window:
- the CIB3 gene encoding calcium and integrin-binding family member 3 isoform X1; protein product: MGNKQTVFTHEQLEAYQDCTFFTRKEIMRLFYRYQDLAPQLVPLDYTTCPDVKVPYELIGSMPELKDNPFRQRIAQVFSEDGDGHMTLDNFLDMFSVMSEMAPRDLKAYYAFKIYDFNNDNYICAWDLEQTVTKLTRGELSAEEVSLVCEKVLDEADGDHDGRLSLEDFQNMILRAPDFLSTFHIRI